Genomic segment of Arachis hypogaea cultivar Tifrunner chromosome 16, arahy.Tifrunner.gnm2.J5K5, whole genome shotgun sequence:
TTCGCGCCGATAAGGATGCTCTGGTGGCCGTCGGCGGCCACATTAATCGCGCCGTTGGTCCTGCGGCCGCGGTGCTTAAGGTATTTGATGCCGTTCATGGCCTTGAAAAGTCGCTCTTGTCGGATCCGAGAAATGATCTGGCTGGATACATGGCGGTGTTGAAGCGCCTTGAGGAGGCACTGAGGTTCTTGGGAGAGAATTGTGGGTTGGCAATTCAATGGCTGGAGGATATAGTGGAGTATTTGGAGGATAACACGGTTGCGGACGAGAGGTATCTCGCGAATTTGAAGAAGGCGTTGAAGAATCTTAGGGAGTTGCAGAATGATGAGGAGAAGGCGCGGCTTGATGGCGGGCTTTTGGAAGCTGCATTGGATAAATTGGAGAATGAGTTCCGCCAGCTCTTGACTGAGAATAGTGTGCCGCTTCCAATGGCGGCTGCGCTTGGTGATCAAGCGTGCATTGCACCATCGCCTTTGCCAGTATCTGTTATTCACAAGTTGCAAGCTATTCTTGGTAGACTGAAAGCTAATAATAGACTTGAGAAGTGCATATCGATTTATGTTGAAGTCCGTAGTTCTAATGTGAGAGCCAGTTTGCAGGCTCTCAATTTGGATTACCTTGAAATTTCGGTGTCTGAATTCAATGATGTGCAGAGCATAGAGGGGTATATAGGGCAATGGGGAAAACATTTAGAATTTGCAGTGAAACATTTGTTCGAGGCCGAGTATAAGCTTTGTAATGATGTATATGAGAGGATGGGGCTCGATGTTTGGATGGGTTGTTTTTCGAGGATAGCTGCGCAGGCTGGTATACTAGCATTTCTTCAATTTGGGAAGACTGTCACGGAGAGTAAGAAAGACCCCATTAAACTTTTGAAGTTGTTGGATATTTTTGCGTCTTTGAACAAGTTGAGGCTTGATTTCAACCGTCTATTTGGAGGAGCAGCATGTGCTGAAATCCAGAATTTGACTAGGGATCTTATTAAGAGTGTCATTGATGGTGCGGCAGAGATTTTCTGGGAACTTCTGCTACAGGTGGAGTTGCAGAGGCAGAGTCCACCCCCTCTAGACGGCAATGTTCCGAGATTGGTGAGTTTTATCACCGATTACTGTAACAAATTACTTGGTGATGACTATAAGCCAATATTGACACAGGTCTTGATCATTCACCGAAGTTGGAAGCGTCAGAGCTTTCAGGAGAAACTTCTTGTTACTGAAATTTTGAACATTGTGAAAGCTGTTGAACTGAATTTGGAGACATGGATCAAGGCTTATGAAGATCCTATGTTGACGAACTTCTTCGCTATGAACAATCACTGGCACCTTTACAAACATTTGAAAGGGACCAAGCTTGGGGATCTCTTGGGAGATTCTTGGTtaagggaacatgaaaattacAAAGAATATTACTCGACAATCTTCTTGCGAGAGAGCTGGGGAAAGCTTCCTTCACACTTGAGTAGAGAAGGGCTGATTCTCTTCTCCGGAGGGCGGGCTACTGCTCGTGATCTGGTCAAGAAAAGGTTAAAAAAGTTCAATGAAGTTTTCGATGAGATGTATGGGAAGCAGTCAGGTTGGGTCATGCCGGAGCGAGATCTGAGGGAGAAGACATGTCAGCTTATAGTGCAAGCTGTGGTCCCTGTTTACCGGAGTTACATGCAGAATTACGGCCCCTTGGTCGAGCAAGAAGCTAGCTCCACAAAATATGCAAAATACACAGTGCAGAAGCTGGAGGAGATGCTTTCATGTCTTTATCGGCCAAAGCCTGTGAGACATGCCAGTTTGAGGGGTCGGCAGTTCAGCGGAAAATACGGCAATGGAATGCCAGATCTTCGTCGTACAGCTTCTGCAGTTGTGTAGTTTCCTAATCCTATTTATCGAAAAGGGGTAAACATTTGATTATCTCTCATCTCCTCAGATTGATTGGCTACTGTATATAATTTTACTGAGCCCTGCCGTGCATATTACTTTCTATGATTCTGAGAAGTGAAGTTTCTGAGTATTGCCATTCAAATATCTGATGTATTTCCATGAAAATGGAATTTTGTATCTTCTGAgattgaaaaaaacaaaaaaaggaaactGGTTAATGTGTCTCCCCCAGATGGAGGTTTCTGCTAAAGTTATGCAATCCTCATCAATAAAACATGGACCTTTCCATTTAGGTTCATTGGTCATACACCCAGCTAAAGtaatttcttctcttttgctctCTCTTTCATTTTCATATTTATCCATTATTCAGTTGTGTTTAGCAGCAGGGTCGTTGTATGCAGATTTTATGTACAACTTT
This window contains:
- the LOC112755473 gene encoding exocyst complex component EXO70A1, whose translation is MAGSANLNGDSRIENLISARKSLKLSLEKSRSLGLALEKAGPRLEEIGQRLPSLEAAVRPIRADKDALVAVGGHINRAVGPAAAVLKVFDAVHGLEKSLLSDPRNDLAGYMAVLKRLEEALRFLGENCGLAIQWLEDIVEYLEDNTVADERYLANLKKALKNLRELQNDEEKARLDGGLLEAALDKLENEFRQLLTENSVPLPMAAALGDQACIAPSPLPVSVIHKLQAILGRLKANNRLEKCISIYVEVRSSNVRASLQALNLDYLEISVSEFNDVQSIEGYIGQWGKHLEFAVKHLFEAEYKLCNDVYERMGLDVWMGCFSRIAAQAGILAFLQFGKTVTESKKDPIKLLKLLDIFASLNKLRLDFNRLFGGAACAEIQNLTRDLIKSVIDGAAEIFWELLLQVELQRQSPPPLDGNVPRLVSFITDYCNKLLGDDYKPILTQVLIIHRSWKRQSFQEKLLVTEILNIVKAVELNLETWIKAYEDPMLTNFFAMNNHWHLYKHLKGTKLGDLLGDSWLREHENYKEYYSTIFLRESWGKLPSHLSREGLILFSGGRATARDLVKKRLKKFNEVFDEMYGKQSGWVMPERDLREKTCQLIVQAVVPVYRSYMQNYGPLVEQEASSTKYAKYTVQKLEEMLSCLYRPKPVRHASLRGRQFSGKYGNGMPDLRRTASAVV